Genomic window (Psilocybe cubensis strain MGC-MH-2018 chromosome 1, whole genome shotgun sequence):
GATATTAAGTGGTTCTCACgtatggaaagcgagactgTCAAGCCTCGAAAGCCGTTGCCAAACATTCTCGGGTTGTCAAGCCGTGCACACTTGGCAAACTCTCGGCAAGCAAAGACTCCGTGCACCTAGTGccgtcaaaaaaatagctagAATTTAATAAGAGCAGGTCATCTACAGTAGTATACAATATATACACAATTTCTCCGCTACGTGGTGCACATATAAAGAACATCCATGCAAAAAAGCAGGGATGTGGTGCTCCCGCGCAGCTTGTGCGCCGTTTTAACCCCTGTCGGAGTTTGATAGGAGTCAAAATATGAATGGCGCGAGCGGTCCGCTAGTGGCGCCCGTGGGACTTGGTGTAAAATAGCTGCTTTTGATTGCACGCAACGTGAATAACCTTTCAAGAGGCCTACTCTCTTTCATAGAAAGACTTTATAGTACTGTATTGTGCTGATATAAACATAATAGACCGTATAGTGTAGTTTGTACCAAGTAATTATGACTTGAATTGAGAGTATCATATATAGTAACTTTTTTTATATCAGTACATCCTCGCCCTCGTCTTCCTCGTTTTCATCATCTGTAAACTGAACCTCATCAATTTCTAGCTCTCCATCATTCTCGTCCATTGCATCAAGTATCCTATAATGCTCGTTATCTAGCAAACAATCAGATATAAAGAAAAGATATTTTGGTAAAGCATACCTAGCCCATGACCATTATTAACCCCACCCATGTAATAGGTTCCATCACTTTTGGAATTGTCTATCCCACCAAACAGATCTCTTCCTTGAGGCTTGAAAGAATTCTCATTGTCTTCATTGTCTTGTAGCTCCATTGCCTCGATATAAACTTGACATTCTTCAATAAAGTCCACAGCATTGTCAAGATTTTCAAAGCGGTAGAGAAGTTCAGAATACACCTCCCATATATTCTCCGAAGTAAGTACTGGACTTTCCATACTTTGGTAAAGTATATCAGCATAGTGCTTGAACTCTGGTGGGACTAGTTGAAAGACTGGGTCCTCTGGAGGTGCAAATATTTGTCTGACTTCATCAATAGCTTCCTGGCTAACCTGAATCTACAGCATTTGTTAATACTGGTTATAGAAAAATTTACAAACAAATACCTTGAAGTCCAAACATCCATATCTTTCAGGAAACAGATGTATATGTTGAGGAATGCCATGTGGAAGTATTTTATTTCGGTCAGATCGTTTTTGGGTATTGTTGACCATATCTGTCCATGCATCAAgctcaacttgaagaaaaggaataaACAGATATCTAAACACAAGGCTTTTGAGAAGGTATAAGTAAGATATGGAAATTAAGATTTTAACCAGCTTACAGATCAAGAGGACGTCCTATGTCATATAAACCATTGTTAACTCCATAATCCAATAAATCTTCAAATCCTGGAGTAAAGCGACTGCGAAGTTGAGACCAGGATATTTCAGGTTttatgttctttttcttgcgcATCCAGCGATGTTGAATTGTACCAATTAGCCTAGGGTCGTGCATATGTCGCAGAGTGGTTTGGGCATTTGCAATCCCATAGTTTTCAGATCCAGGATCGCTTTGAGTAATAAGGGGAATGCCTGCAAAATATAACAATTAGAATTAATTATCAAACAGTTTGGAACAAAGCTTACACTTGTTCTTCTCAACAACATTCAAATAATAAGAAGCAATTAACTTTGGATTGCTATTTGTCCACCAAATCTTGTACCAATGAATATATCCGTCAAATGGATCACCTCCATTGTGCAAGGCAAGCCCAAACCGTTTCCACTTATCATGCTGATCAACAGCAATTATATCATTGACTCCAGCTGCCCAAAATCGCCTACGACGCAGACGACGTGCTTTGCGTTCTCGAATAAGCTCTGGCTCATATACTCGGAAGTAGACAACAATTAAATCGCTATTTTGATTGTCATTAAAAGCAATATATAGGTATAATGAGCATTTACCGTGGTACAAGCATTCCATAATGATGAAATAAAAGGGACCCCATATCACGAGCACCAGCCTTTGGAAAGCGTTTTCTAAGTGCAACCATGCTTTCTTTGATGCTTTCCACCGTATGACCTTGTTGTCTTGCAGAGAGCAAACCTAATCTTCGACGTATGGCCTTGTATGAAGTTAGACTAAAATAGTTAGCATATATATTATGTGTAGTTTAAGGTGAATACATACCCAATGCCATAGATAGCTCTGTCAATGTGCTCTTCTTGAAGTAATTTTACTACTTCAGTGTCGGGCTTGCGCATTTTCCAATACAGAAAAATGTGAGGTGCAATGTCCTCAATAGGCGCTAGTTACAGGCATGTCAATATTGTTCACCCTTATAACTTAAACATTTACTCACGAAGTGGCTTAAACTGGTTTTTTTGCGGCATGTTGCACAATTTTCTGTCTTAAAAGCATTGTCTTTTATAGGATTTCAATGAATAACTAAAGACTCTACTCAAATATTACAGATTGTATTGAAAGAATCAAACAATGTACGACCACCTACTATTGTCCATTTAATTTCAAATGAAGTATTTCAAATTCCATAAAAATCACAACATTATTGCGAGAGGATGATGCTTATATTTGCTATTATAGCCAATAAAGCTCTAATTCAGATTCTAGCGCTCGTCATCTCATAGAATATGGTAAATTTACCAAGACTTAATTTGTTCTCGACCTATAAACCATGTCTAGAATCAATAACTAGACCTTTAATATTTCATATGTTTGAAATAAATAGTAGGAATAAGGGAAATTGTTGCGTCAGATTGCAGAATAATGGCATGCAAATGATAGATTGCAGAACAATAGCATGTAAATGATAGAGAATTACGTGAAAATAGTTAATATTGTCAAGATATTTTCCTAGAATGGTGTAATCTGAAGTTAGTTTAAATATATCTAGTGCATTCATTGCGAAGTTTGTCCATTTTCATTCCCCATATCAACCAATTCTATGTCTTCTGGTAATCTTCACATTAGCACCCAGTTTACTGAGGATGTTATTGCAAGAACACCATCTAAATGCGAGCGTCCTAGCTGTCAGGCCATTATTCAAGTTGGAGACCAGCGCATCTATTTGGCCTCTCAGAATCCAAATGTTTCTGGCAAATATGTGTGTAAAGCTTGCTTTGACCACTATGCTAGAAAAAGTGTCACTTTGGCCCGTGTAGTGCATGAGGATTCCGGTAAGTCTGACTTTAACTTTGATGCTATgttttgggcgcttatttaTATACTAGCATCATCAACCTCAATTCAAACGAAACAGAGAGAGGAAAGCAATGCTGTTGCATCTGGTATATGTCCTTTTATATAATTCTAAGATTATCACTTATTATATCCACTTATTAGCCAAACTCACTCCCGTTTCTGCAAGACTTATTAACATATCAGATGTTCAACAAATGATTAATGAAGGGCAGCGTAAAGGTATGCTTTGATATTCTCATATTATTATTTATACTAATAAATTTAGGAGCAAATACACCTCAAGGCCGTGTTACTTCTATgccgccttcttcttcttccgttGTTGGAGGGCCAAATATCCACAATCCATCTTATTTCCAAAACTTTTTTAGTCACCATTCTACACCATCTATTTCGGCTTCAGGATACTCTGCTTCTCATGCATTATATGCTCAAGAGCACAAGCGTTGGTCAACTGCAGCTTATAAAGGATCTCTTGCTCCTGGACAAATTCCTGTAAATGCACAAACAAAGGCAATGGTTCCCattgttgctggtgttgggTATGAGCTTCTTTTAGGGAAGACTGAACAAACGGTCAGATTTATCACTTTATTAAATGTTCATTTAGTAATTTTACTTTCTAATATTACATTAGGGAATTAAGGAAGGTATCTCTGTGGACTATGGTCTAACTCCGCAAGAACTTGCACAAGCAATTCGGTCCTGTGTAATCAAACCTCTGACCAAGCTTTTTCCTGGGTTTCCGTGGGACTTTTCCAAGTCCCGTGTCCGAGAAACAGCAATTTGGCAAGATATTCTGGCAAATAGGGATCTAACTGAGCCTTATTTCCAGGGTCGATTTCTCAAAGCAAAATCGGGAAAATCTGCTGCTGGTACCTACACATTTTCTCCCCCAAACAAACCGGTTTCCTTCATAGTCATTATTGACCGAAATCAATGGATTGAGGCAGAAAGAATGACACAAGATTCTGATGCTGCATATGTCCCTGTATGTTTACAATTCTTTTAAATTGCTATTAAACCCACTGATTAAGAGTTTTTGCAGGAACCTAAAAGGCTTATTGAATCCGTTGCTTCTGACTCTTCTGAGAAGCATACACATCAACATGATCATGCGTTTCCACTTACCCGGAAACGTAAAGAACTTGCTAGTCCCTATTCAACTACAGACAATTCTGATATTCGAAAGCGCAGAGAACCTGCTAATTCCCATCAGACTATAGATACCTCTGATGCATTTTCTACTCTATCATATGTTGAAGACGAGTATTCTTTTGATAAAAAGGTTAGCAATATTTTTGGGCAGTAATATTCACTAacttatatatatatagaaTCAGAACAACACAAACAACACCGGAGAATCCGTTCAGTTCAAGTCAttggatgcaaatgaagTTACACGTGGTTTGCTACTTGGTGGCCAACAAAGTGTGTTAGAGTTAAAGCAACGATGTATGTCCAATCTTATTAAAGATGACAGCTTTCTAATGTTTTTTCTAGTTGATGCGATCCGTATTGAATCCATACTATGCTATCCAATTGTCTTTACACCTTTTCACGATCTTGGAAGCAACAATCAGTCCTCGATTATAAGCAGCAAAGGGTATTTTGCTCAATTATCCTTCAACGACCACAcagactttatttcaaaaggTGGATTCAAAACAGCACATAGTGCCTTGTTGGAATGGACATCTGCAAGTCCTTCTGGCCTCCTTGGATCATGGTTGACGTCTCCAATCTCTATTGCTATGAAGCGGCTATATACCCAGAGAAAGGATCCTAAAACTGGCGCTATGGTTCTCAAACGGTTCGCATATGCCGATGAAAGCATCAAGActttgatggaggccacttCTCTCGCCTATGCAGACTCTATTTTACAATTTGCATACGGTTTTATTAACAACTTTCTCAATAAGCAGGGCAGCAATCTCGATTCGGATGATCTTCCCTTTTCAATTCCAAAGCTTCGATTTGTTAAGGCATGCATTGCTTATTCATTTGGAAAAGGCAAACAGCAAGCAGCCTCAACATCCTACTCCGCAGCCTATCTTCTCGAAGAACTCATCCCAACAGAACTGCCTTTTATCAAGTACATCCATAATGCAGACGCCGTTCCACTTCTTGAAGAAAGCGAGCCAGGATATGACACATCAAAGTTCCTTTGCTTTGTTCAGCATGTGCAGTTTGTCGAGTCTCATGGTCAAGTTTTTCTCTCAGACTTTCAAGGTGCCGTGATTATTTCAATATTTGTTTATGTGGAATAACTGACTTATGTGCACATATAAGGCGCTGGAGACTTGTTGACGGACCCACAGGTTATGACCCATCCGTAAGCAACTTGTAAATACTGGCTTGAGTTTATGCTAATACATTCTGTAGCAAACTTAAAGACGGCAATGGCAATCCATTGCAAAATCTCTTTGGTGAAGGCAATGTTGAAGAAGCATTCATGAAATTTCCATCTCAGCACAAATGCAACGAGTACTGCACTTGGTTTGATCTGGAGCCCATCAATACAGAATAGATATACAGAATGACTATTAGTCTGATTAGTATGCCTTAATCTTAAACAATCGCCGTTCTTGTTTCTCAGAAACTGTCTGCCCATATCCACTTGAGTAAAGTTGTGCTGACTTTCGTAAATTATAATATGAGGTAGACATAAAAAAGAAGATCAATTACTCTGGTGGCGCTAGCGTATTTCCGTGCCCGAAAATTTCTAGGCCACCAGCAATGAAATTTCTTTTACATCTATCTCAGACCAAAAGCAGCCGTCAACAAAAGACACTTGCAAAAAGAGTAACAGCTGCCCCAGCTGCCTTATTCTCAAAAATACTGCCTTTCACGGATGGATTGGCATAACCTCAATGCATACACAAATGTCTTCAGCGCAGACTATAGTGGCATGCCACAAGCATACACAAAAGCATCTCTGCCTGGATGTGCACGCTCCATCCAACACCGCCACTACGGACTGTGGTGTGTTCACTACGGAGCGTGTATGCGCATGCAGAGTTGCCGGTACAAATGTAGGCAGATATATGGGAACTGAAGGCGTGCCACGCTATACACCGTCACACAGTGCAGCTACAAAGCAAGCGCGGGAACACGGGCAGAACCACAAGGTGAATGCACGGCCCTACTGGCCAACTGTGTATGTGAAAAACTCCTATGCGGCATGCAGGCGCATGGCATTATTGTCAGTGTTGCCCATGTGTTGGAATCAAATCAGAACGCACCGTAGTGACCCAACACCCAGAGAGAGTTTCTCCCTTCTCATTTTCCTCATTCCAATAGTCATGGCATGTGCGCAAAAATACGCAATCCAGCGCTGCACGATGCAATTCTTCTGGCACAGCAGGTTTGATTGACTGTCGCTCACACGATAACCCTGGCCCAGGGATGATCCTTGGTGTTATCAAGTGAGCGACAGGATTGCAAACACGATGGCCGGGAAAGCCTCGAGTGAAAGGCGCAAGAAGTGGTCGGGTTGAGGCGCCCAAACAGGAGTGCTACAGCTTGGCAATGGCTGAGACGACGGTGCCCAGACAAGTTGAAATGCCACGCAAGCGGGTTTCCGGGGTCAGGTTGTGCCTCTGGATCAAACAAATACCCGGCAAGCTCACCCGGTCAATGTTTGGCAACGGCTTTTGAGGCTTGAcagtctcgctttccatacTCACGCCGTGTCAAGTGGTCTACACTCGTTTCAATCTTTCGTAAACGATTCCAATATCGCATTgcagaaagagaaaagtgCGAATGTCCCGCAGGGTGGTCGATACCACGCGCTTTCTCGGCGAATCAGAGATCGCGAGCTGAAACATGGACATGATCTTGACTCCCTTGTACCCATCCTGGCATCATCCTCGTTGAACTTGCGCCAAGCATCAGAGTCGGCTATTGTTTGTCTTGTTGATTGGTTCCAAGAATGTAATAGCCACAGGTGGATGGCGTTCATCTCGAAGTCGTCGCCAGAGTCGATCGCGAAGCGCCACGAGAAACTGGTGAAAGAGCTCGAAAATCTGCAGAATGCGCTGACGGAGTTCAGAACGGTTGAAAGAGTACAGCTAATCAAGCCATATGAACGATTTTTCGACCCAAAAACGAGGTTGCTTCTGACCAACTGCGATATGTTCACGTCGCGGTAAGTATATATATTTCTGCTCAGGTCTTCTGAATTGAatcccttttttcttttcccctTATACAGCTCGCTTTacatttgttttgtttttatcGACACCATTGATGCCTTTTCAGAGGCAATCGTCAAAATGCTGAAAATCGTGACTGAAATTGATGCGCAAAGACCAAAGCCGAAAGTGTGGTTCCCTGGACGAATTGTTAAAGCCTCGCAGAATATCACCAACAGTGACTTCAAAGATGTAGATGGCCCTATAGCTCTAGGGACATCACAGAATCCGGTCGTCTTTTCTAGTAATGAGAGTTCACAAACCAGCTTGACCGAATCAGAGtcggacgatgaagacgaggaatcagaagaaaagaaaaggaaagaattGGATGATCAGGCTTGCCCAGCGGAACCACCAAGTAAACATCTTATTTACCTTGAAAGCAATTGCGTACTTGCTTACACGCATTAACTGTCACAGAAAAGCAAGACCCTGATGCTTTCCCTCCTACAACGGCATTCGGACGCATGGTTGTGAAAGTTGCTCCTTTCTTCAGGTTCTTCAAATCCCCTCAAGGTATATTTGCACTGCGAATGGGCATTGTTTCAGTAGCATTATGGATACCCTCTGTGTGCCACTCATCGGCGTGGTTTTATTACGACAATAAAGGGTTGTGGGCGCTTATCATGGGACAAGTAAGCGCACACCAGCGATTTTTGTCTGAGGGCAGTTATATACTAATTCTATACAGATGGGATTAGCAGTATACGCTGGAGATCAGGTAAGCTTGTTTGACATATAAATGGCTGGAACCTGGTTGAACTCGGCACTTTAGATCGCTGGATTCATCGTCAGAATAACAGGAACACTGCTCGGATTAGTTGGCCAGTTCTTTGCTGTCAAGTCGGATATAACGTCCACTAATACTGATGCCACTCTACAGTTGGATTGGTTGTCTGGTACATTGGGGCAGGCCATGGGCACGGAAACCCTTACGGACTCGTGATTGCAACGGTCTGTTCAGAGTGTCATCCATATCAAAGAATTTCCTATacttattgatttttttttggcgtgTGTAGACTTTAATCGTTTCTCCATTTTTGTTAGCGCGTGTCGCTGCATCTCCAGCGCAAGTTGGGATGTTCACAATGCTTTGCGTCACGACGGTATTCGGTACCCGTTTTCAATCGTTCAACCATCTGTCAGTGAACTGATACATGGCTTCTATTAGTGGTAGGCTATAGCTGGGTCAATGCAAATATCGACGTTATCTCCAATCCCGGCGTTGGTGTCACCTTGGGGTGGAAGAGAGCGTGAGCATACTCCACTTGATCATATGCAACCTCTTGACATAGATGAACTCTTTAAAATAGTTTGCTCGTCATCATTGGGTTCACAGCGGGCGTACGTATCTTCGGAATAGTCCAATTGACACCTCATCTGATATGGTCCCAACATAGTTCATTGTAATGCTGTTCCCCAACCCAATATCATCCCGTGTCCTGGTCCGCAAAACACTAGCCGCAGTAATAAGCGAGTCAGGAAATATCTTTGCAGGGGAGGTTGAAGCGTTCCTCAGCGAAGAACAAAAGGGCAGAAGCGGCATTTATGAAAAAATCGAACTCGTGGGTAGAGCAGAGCCTGATGATAAAAAAGTATCGCcgaaagagagaagaatcAGAAGGATTGCGAGAAGGGTTATCGCTGTCTCAGTAAGTTTCCTGTATCCATTGTTCAAGTGTTTCCTATTGGACAAATATTCAAGATCTTTAATGAAACCTACAGCATAGGCTGCGGATGATCGCCCCGTCGCTTTCGACGGCTAAATTTGAACCTCAGATTTCGTGAGTTGTCGTTGATGGTTTTGCATCAGTACCCGGTTTGAGACGACGATATCCGACAGAGGAAGGTGGCCACAAGAGCAGTATGAAGAACTTCACAGGATCCAGTACGTGATCTCCGAAGATATATTGGGTTGAGATTCCAACTCTTTCGGCCCACAGAGTACGGATACTAGGATCACTCGCTCTTCTCACCACGTCATTTTCCAAACTGGACACCAAATGGTGCAGCGCATTGGTCCATCGGGTAAAGTTTTGTATGTCTTGATACCCATGGATCAAAAACTGACCACCCGTAACCAGTCGCCCTTTATGAATCCAAATTTTGCAAGTTTCATCCCCCCGCCGCGCTCTTCGAAGTCTTACTGATCAATCTATAAAAACAGTTGTCCGATGTCTTCTCGACGATTGCGATCGTGTCGACCTCCCTAATGGAGGGCCGGCCACTTCCTGCATTTCTCCCGAGGTTGAGGGACCGCCTTTTGTACCATGATTATCACGCGGCCAAAGCGACGAAATCTACTCTTCGACAAGGCAATCTTTTCCCTGGGCACATTCGTGACGGGGGAGACGAGgtaaaagaggaaaagagtATTCACACAGATTCAACCTCCGAGCTGTTAAACAAGGGGGACAAGTCGGGTTTCGAGAGTGAAGAAGACTTAGGGGCTGCTG
Coding sequences:
- a CDS encoding Myosin heavy chain kinase C, whose translation is MSSGNLHISTQFTEDVIARTPSKCERPSCQAIIQVGDQRIYLASQNPNVSGKYVCKACFDHYARKSVTLARVVHEDSASSTSIQTKQREESNAVASAKLTPVSARLINISDVQQMINEGQRKGANTPQGRVTSMPPSSSSVVGGPNIHNPSYFQNFFSHHSTPSISASGYSASHALYAQEHKRWSTAAYKGSLAPGQIPVNAQTKAMVPIVAGVGYELLLGKTEQTGIKEGISVDYGLTPQELAQAIRSCVIKPLTKLFPGFPWDFSKSRVRETAIWQDILANRDLTEPYFQGRFLKAKSGKSAAGTYTFSPPNKPVSFIVIIDRNQWIEAERMTQDSDAAYVPEPKRLIESVASDSSEKHTHQHDHAFPLTRKRKELASPYSTTDNSDIRKRREPANSHQTIDTSDAFSTLSYVEDEYSFDKKNQNNTNNTGESVQFKSLDANEVTRGLLLGGQQSVLELKQRFDAIRIESILCYPIVFTPFHDLGSNNQSSIISSKGYFAQLSFNDHTDFISKGGFKTAHSALLEWTSASPSGLLGSWLTSPISIAMKRLYTQRKDPKTGAMVLKRFAYADESIKTLMEATSLAYADSILQFAYGFINNFLNKQGSNLDSDDLPFSIPKLRFVKACIAYSFGKGKQQAASTSYSAAYLLEELIPTELPFIKYIHNADAVPLLEESEPGYDTSKFLCFVQHVQFVESHGQVFLSDFQGAGDLLTDPQVMTHPKLKDGNGNPLQNLFGEGNVEEAFMKFPSQHKCNEYCTWFDLEPINTE
- a CDS encoding hypothetical protein (Uncharacterized protein C57A7.05), whose product is MAETTVPRQVEMPRKRKEKSANVPQGGRYHALSRRIRDRELKHGHDLDSLVPILASSSLNLRQASESAIVCLVDWFQECNSHRWMAFISKSSPESIAKRHEKLVKELENLQNALTEFRTVERVQLIKPYERFFDPKTRLLLTNCDMFTSRSLYICFVFIDTIDAFSEAIVKMLKIVTEIDAQRPKPKVWFPGRIVKASQNITNSDFKDVDGPIALGTSQNPVVFSSNESSQTSLTESESDDEDEESEEKKRKELDDQACPAEPPKKQDPDAFPPTTAFGRMVVKVAPFFRFFKSPQGIFALRMGIVSVALWIPSVCHSSAWFYYDNKGLWALIMGQMGLAVYAGDQIAGFIVRITGTLLGLVGQFFAVKSDITSTNTDATLQLDWLSGTLGQAMGTETLTDSWVNANIDVISNPGVGVTLGWKRALLVIIGFTAGFIVMLFPNPISSRVLVRKTLAAVISESGNIFAGEVEAFLSEEQKGRSGIYEKIELVGRAEPDDKKVSPKERRIRRIARRVIAVSAADDRPVAFDG